The sequence TCAAGTTTTGAAATTTTAAAGGAAAGTTATATTCAAGAGATAATATCTTTTTCTATAAAGCAGGGATTTTACTCTACAATTATGGCTTTAATAGTTGGAATAGTTCCAGCTTATTATTCTGCTTATAATAAAGATACTCTATCAAAATTTATACAGGGATTAGTCTTTATTCCATTTTTCTTTCCTGTAATATCGATAGTTACAATTTTTTCAGTTATATTTAACCTTCCAATAATTAAAGAATTAAATATACTATACACACTGAAGGGGATAATAATAGCTAATGTTTTCTATAACTCTCCTATATTTGTAAAATATATAAGTGAAGGTTTAAGAAAAATTCCAAAAGAGCTAGGAGAAGCTATGAGAATAGATGGAGCTAGTGCCTTGACAATTTTTCTTAGAGGGCAACTTCCTCTTATACTTCCACAGATATTTAGAGCTTTTATATTAGTATTTACCTATTGTTTTTTAGGGTTAGGAATAATTCTTTCACTGGGAGGAATAAGATATTCTAATATAGAGGTAGAGATAGCTAATACATTGATGGGGGGAGCGGATTTTTCTAAGGCTATGCTTTTAGGAGGATTACAATTTATAATACTGTTAGTTTTAAATTCTTTAGGAGTATTTGTAAAGGAGTATGAGATATCAGGAGAACAAGAAAAGAAAAAACTCAATCCTATATTTAAAATATACTCTCTAGTATATATGGTATTTCAATATGGAGTTGTAGGATTATCTTTTATATTTTCATTTATTAATCAGTTGACAGGAAAATTTTCTATACAATCCTATTTAAATCTCTTTTCTCCTGAATTTAATGAGGAGTTTGGAGTAATAAAAGGGGTAGTAAATTCTTTTGGAATATCTGTAGTTGTAAGTGGAATAACTGTATTTACTATCTATCTGATTATAAAAAATTATAGTAGGTTAACAGACATAATCATATTTTCTAATATGGGAGTGTCGGGAGCATTTCTAGCTATAACCTTATATTATATGAATATCCTATTTGATATTCCTCTTATTATACTTTTAGGGATAGGATATCTCATAGGAGCTATACCAATTGGTTACTCTTTTATGTATCAGTATGTAAAAAAATTTCCTGTTGATATATTGGAAGCTTCTGAGTTAGATTGTAAAAATTTTTATCAAAGATTTAGATATGTGGAGTTTCCAATTTTAAAAAATATTTTTATCTCCTCTTTTCTCCAAGTTTTTGCTGTGATATTTGGAGAGTTTACTGTGGTATATACTATGCAGTTAGGAGATATAATACCTATTGCTTCCCTTGTAAATTATTCATTGGTAAGTAGTAAAAAATATATGGAGAGTTCTGCTTTTTCATCTATTGTTTTGTTTATAGTTTTAAGTGCTTTTTTATTAGGGGAGTATTTTAAAGAAAAAGAGTAAAAATATTTATAAATCAAGAGTAATTCAGAAATTGCTCTTGATTTTTTATATAGTGTAAGTTATACTCAAATTAGAAATATAAAAATATTAAAGGAGAGTCAGATGATAAAATTTGCAATAATAGGGACAAGTAGTATAAGTGAAAAATTTATAGATGCATTAAAGAGTACAGAGGGGTGTGAAGCTTATGCTCTTCTTTCGAGAGATGAAAATAAAGGAAAGAGATTTGCTGAAAAGTTTGGAATAGAAAAAATATATACTAATATAGAGGAGATGCTAAAAGATAAGGATATACAAGCTGTATATATAGCTTCTCCTAATGGAAAACATTTTGAGCAAGCAAAACTTTCATTGGAAGCAGGGAAAAATGTAATTTGTGAAAAACCAATAGTTCCAACTGTAAAAGAGTTTGATATATTAAAAGAGATAGCTATAAAAAATAGAGTGGTACTTATGGAAGCAATGCGTCCTACTACTAATCCAAATTTTAAGTTAATAAAAGAAAACTTATATAAGATAGGGGCAATAAGACAAGTGATGTTAAAATATTGTCAATACTCATCAAGATATGATTTATTAAAAGCTGGAGAAGTTACAAATATCTTTGATAAAAATATGTCTGGAGGAGCGCTATATGATATAGGAGTCTATCCATTATATTTTACTTTAGCTATGTTTGGAGAACCAAAAGAGTATATGGGAAGTAACTATCTATTAAGTAGTGGTGTAGATGGTTGTGGAACAATTATTTTAAAATATCCAGATAAGATAGGAGTAATATCTTATTCAAAAATAACAGATGAAAAAACTCCATCAGAGATAATAGGAGAAGATGGTTCTATTGTTATAGATAAGGTTTCTACTGTAAAAGGAATAACAATTAAATATAGAGATGGTAGAGAGGAAAAGATAGAAGTAGATACCTATACAAATGATATGAGATATGAGATAGAGGAGTTCGCAAAACTTATAGAAGAGGGAAGAGTAGAATCAACTTTAAATAGTTTTGCTACTTCAAGAAAATGTGTGGAGATAATGGAAGCTCTTGCTAATAGATAATATCATTATTTAAGGAGAAATATGTGGGAGATATTAAAGAGATTAGTAAAGAAAGAGAAGAGAGAAGATAAAGGGATAAAAATTAGAGAGAGAAAAGTAGAAAAATCAGATGAGGAAACTCTATTGAGAAAAAGTATAAGAGATTTGGAGAGGAGAGAGGTAGAGAGTGTAGATACCTCTCTTTTATCTAAAGGATATAAAATAGACTATTCCTCTCTACTCAATGAGGAACAGAAAAAAGCACTGCTCTCAACAGAGGGACAATATCTAGTGATAGCTGGAGCAGGTTCTGGAAAAACTAGGACAATAGTATATAGAACAGCTTGGTTGATTGAAAACGGAGTATCAGAGGAAAAAATTTTAATGGTAACATTTACTAGAAAAGCTAGTGAAGAGATGAAAGAGAGATTAAAAAATATTTTAAATGTAGAAGAGCTAAAAACAGTAGTAACTACATTTCACTCTTTTTGTGCTAGACTTATTTTTAAATATAAGGCTCTTTTTGAAGTAGATAATCTAAATATAATGGAAGAGGGAGAAAGAGAAAAGATTCTCTTAAAAATAGTAGAGAGGTTTGAACTAAATAAAAAATACAAAGGAAAATTTTATGATATTGAAGAGTTATCAAATAGATTAGAAAAATTACAAAATGCAAGGTTGAGATTAGAAGATATCTTTCCTAAAGAGCATATAGATGACATTATAAAAATTAAGTCCGAATATAGAAAATATAAAAAAATAAAAAATGTTTATGAGTATGATGATCTGGTTGAGATAGTCATAAAAAAATTTAAAGAGAATAGAGAGTTTTTAAAAATTATAAGAGATAAGATAGATTATATTGTAGTAGATGAGTATCAGGATAGTAATTTAGCTCAAAGAGAACTGCTTAAACTTCTTGTAGGAGAAGATAAAAATCTTATGGTAGTAGGAGATGACTATCAAAGTATATATGGATTTAGAGGAGCAGACTTTACTAATATTTTAAAATTTGGAGAGGATTTCCCAAAAGCAAAATTGATTAAGCTAGAGAAAAATTATAGAAGTAGTGAGGAGATAATCGCATATACTAATAGAATTGCTAATAATTTTAAAATTAAATATAATAAAAAAATCTATGGAACAGGAAGAAGAGGGGAGAGAGTACATATCAACTCATTTAAAGATGAGGAGAAAGAGGGAAGATATATTTGTGAGAAGATTTTAGCTTATAAAGAGAAGTTTCCCTTTGAGGAGATGGTGATACTATTTAGAAATAAATATACAGTAAAAGTGATGGAAAAGTTATTGATGGAATATAAAATACCATATTATAAAAAAGAGATGGAAGAGAAAAGAGGAGTAGCCCTTTACTCCTT is a genomic window of Fusobacterium mortiferum ATCC 9817 containing:
- a CDS encoding ABC transporter permease, translating into MKKKLGRFLVNFLYGVLWLAPIYYFARDFFELSSFEILKESYIQEIISFSIKQGFYSTIMALIVGIVPAYYSAYNKDTLSKFIQGLVFIPFFFPVISIVTIFSVIFNLPIIKELNILYTLKGIIIANVFYNSPIFVKYISEGLRKIPKELGEAMRIDGASALTIFLRGQLPLILPQIFRAFILVFTYCFLGLGIILSLGGIRYSNIEVEIANTLMGGADFSKAMLLGGLQFIILLVLNSLGVFVKEYEISGEQEKKKLNPIFKIYSLVYMVFQYGVVGLSFIFSFINQLTGKFSIQSYLNLFSPEFNEEFGVIKGVVNSFGISVVVSGITVFTIYLIIKNYSRLTDIIIFSNMGVSGAFLAITLYYMNILFDIPLIILLGIGYLIGAIPIGYSFMYQYVKKFPVDILEASELDCKNFYQRFRYVEFPILKNIFISSFLQVFAVIFGEFTVVYTMQLGDIIPIASLVNYSLVSSKKYMESSAFSSIVLFIVLSAFLLGEYFKEKE
- a CDS encoding Gfo/Idh/MocA family protein gives rise to the protein MIKFAIIGTSSISEKFIDALKSTEGCEAYALLSRDENKGKRFAEKFGIEKIYTNIEEMLKDKDIQAVYIASPNGKHFEQAKLSLEAGKNVICEKPIVPTVKEFDILKEIAIKNRVVLMEAMRPTTNPNFKLIKENLYKIGAIRQVMLKYCQYSSRYDLLKAGEVTNIFDKNMSGGALYDIGVYPLYFTLAMFGEPKEYMGSNYLLSSGVDGCGTIILKYPDKIGVISYSKITDEKTPSEIIGEDGSIVIDKVSTVKGITIKYRDGREEKIEVDTYTNDMRYEIEEFAKLIEEGRVESTLNSFATSRKCVEIMEALANR
- a CDS encoding ATP-dependent helicase; translation: MWEILKRLVKKEKREDKGIKIRERKVEKSDEETLLRKSIRDLERREVESVDTSLLSKGYKIDYSSLLNEEQKKALLSTEGQYLVIAGAGSGKTRTIVYRTAWLIENGVSEEKILMVTFTRKASEEMKERLKNILNVEELKTVVTTFHSFCARLIFKYKALFEVDNLNIMEEGEREKILLKIVERFELNKKYKGKFYDIEELSNRLEKLQNARLRLEDIFPKEHIDDIIKIKSEYRKYKKIKNVYEYDDLVEIVIKKFKENREFLKIIRDKIDYIVVDEYQDSNLAQRELLKLLVGEDKNLMVVGDDYQSIYGFRGADFTNILKFGEDFPKAKLIKLEKNYRSSEEIIAYTNRIANNFKIKYNKKIYGTGRRGERVHINSFKDEEKEGRYICEKILAYKEKFPFEEMVILFRNKYTVKVMEKLLMEYKIPYYKKEMEEKRGVALYSLHSSKGLEWEIVFIPTLLDGVFPSSIEKENLEEEKRLYYVGCSRAKSFLHLSYPKYHYEKLGYFDKKSKFLDY